One genomic region from Argentina anserina chromosome 2, drPotAnse1.1, whole genome shotgun sequence encodes:
- the LOC126783859 gene encoding probable jasmonic acid carboxyl methyltransferase 2 — protein sequence MEVAQVLHMNGGDSKSSYANHSLLQRAVISTVKPIVEASIEELCSNLFPECLKIADLGCSSGPNTLLVVSDIINNIQNTFRKLDRPPPSLQAFLNDLPRNDFNTVFRLLPGFYKKLNEEHENKGSYFIAAMPGSYYGRLFPDNSLHFVHSSYALMWISEVPKGLVTEGGEGLNKGNIYIAKTSTPAVFHEYFEQFKRDFTVFLRSRAQELVPGGSMVLTTMGSIKSNDPHCIWEFVGSKLYDMVLDGLIEEEKLDTFNLPYYAPTMDEVKEVIEAEGSFTLQNLEVFRNDWDSYIKQTNSSFDKKSRAAILSTDIRAVGEPILASHFGEETMDDLFRRFEEDVLDHMEKENCQFINLVISLTKKC from the exons ATGGAGGTAGCGCAAGTTCTTCACATGAATGGCGGAGACAGCAAATCAAGCTACGCAAACCACTCACTGCTTCAA AGAGCTGTGATTTCGACGGTGAAGCCTATAGTAGAGGCAAGCATAGAGGAGCTCTGCAGCAATCTCTTCCCGGAGTGTCTGAAAATAGCAGACTTGGGATGTTCTTCGGGACCCAATACCCTTCTGGTGGTATCAGACATCATAAACAATATCCAGAACACGTTTCGGAAGCTCGACCGTCCACCGCCGTCGCTCCAAGCATTCTTGAATGACCTTCCGCGGAACGATTTCAACACGGTGTTCAGGTTACTGCCTGGATTCTATAAGAAGCTCAATGAAGAACATGAGAACAAGGGTTCTTATTTCATTGCAGCAATGCCTGGTTCCTACTATGGGAGGCTCTTCCCGGACAACTCTCTTCATTTTGTTCATTCTTCATATGCTCTCATGTGGATCTCTGAG GTTCCGAAAGGGTTGGTAACAGAAGGAGGAGAGGGACTGAACAAGGGGAACATATACATAGCGAAGACAAGCACACCAGCTGTGTTTCATGAATACTTTGAACAAttcaaaagggactttacagTCTTTCTGAGGTCTCGGGCACAAGAGCTAGTCCCGGGAGGTAGTATGGTCCTCACAACCATGGGCAGCATAAAGAGCAATGATCCCCACTGCATTTGGGAATTCGTCGGATCAAAACTTTATGACATGGTCTTAGAT gGTTTGATTGAAGAGGAAAAATTGGACACATTCAATCTGCCGTATTATGCACCAACAATGGATGAGGTGAAAGAGGTGATAGAGGCGGAAGGTTCTTTTACTTTGCAAAACCTCGAAGTTTTTAGAAATGACTGGGACTCttatataaaacaaaccaACAGTAGCTTTGACAAGAAGTCGAGGGCAGCAATACTATCCACTGACATAAGAGCCGTGGGAGAGCCTATTCTGGCCAGCCATTTCGGAGAGGAAACCATGGATGATTTGTTTCGCAGGTTTGAAGAAGATGTTCTTGATCACATGGAAAAGGAGAACTGCCAGTTCATTAACCTTGTTATCTCGTTAACTAAGAAGTGTTGA